The DNA sequence TCGATATCTCCGCCTGCGACAACTTCCTTGATCGGCAGGCTGAATTCCTTCGCAAACTCATAGTCGCGCTCATCATGCGCAGGAACGGCCATGATGGCCCCGGTTCCATAGCTTGCAAGCACATAGTCGGCAATCCAGATCGGCATTTTTTCGCCGTTAACAGGGTTGATGGCATAAGCGCCGGTAAATACGCCTGTTTTCTCTTTCGCCAGATCTGTACGCTCAAGGTCGCTTTTGCTCTTCACTTTTTCAAGATATGCTTCGACCGCCTCAACCCGGTCTTCAGCCGTAATGCTTTCAACAAGAGAATGCTCTGGTGCAAGCACCGCATAAGTCGCACCAAACAGCGTATCAGGACGTGTTGTAAAGACGGTGAATGTTCCTTCATGGTTCTCAATGCTGAAGGTTACTTCTGCTCCTTCTGAACGGCCGATCCAGTTCCTTTGCATGTCCTTCAGGCTTTCCGGCCAGTCAAGCTCTTCCAGATCCTCAAGCAGCCTGTCGCCGTAAGCCGTGATTTTCAGCATCCACTGCTTCATCGGGCGGCGCTCTACCGGGTGCCCTCCGCGCTCACTCTTGCCGTCGATTACTTCCTCATTAGCCAGGACTGTTCCAAGTGCCGGGCACCAGTTGACAGCCACTTCGTCAATATAGGCAAGCCCTTTTTCATACAGCTTAGTGAAAATCCATTGTGTCCACTTATAATATTCCGGGTCCGTCGTGCTGATTTCCCGGTCCCAGTCATATGAAAATCCAAGCGATTTGATCTGGCGGCGGAATGTATCGATATTTTTCTTCGTGAATTCTGCCGGATCATTGCCTGTGTCTAGGGCATATTGTTCTGCCGGAAGCCCGAAAGCATCCCAGCCCATTGGATGGAGTACATTATAGCCCTGCATCCTTTTTACACGGGACAGAATATCTGTCGCTGTATATCCTTCCGGATGCCCGACATGAAGTCCGGCGCCTGAAGGATACGGGAACATATCAAGCGCATAAAAATTGCTTTTTCCCTTTTCCTCGCCCATTTTAAATGTTTTATTGGCTTCCCAAGACTTTTGCCATTTCTTTTCAATCTCCCTGTGATTGAAGCTCATTGTGCTTTCCTCCTGCATAATATGAATTTTTCTTTTGGGGAAAGGTTTTGCCGGTCTGCTTTACAGCGAAAAAGACCATAAAAAAACCCCTCATCCCAAAACAGGGACGAGAGGATATGTATTCTCCCGCGGTACCACCCACATTAGCGGCATTGCCGCTCTCTTCATTCATCCTTAACGCGGAAAACGGCAGGCATTACTGTGGTTCACACCTGCAACTCCAAGGCGAGTTCATGACAGTCCCGGCTGGCTTGCACCTCCCGCCAGCTCTCTAATGAGCGGAACTACATCATTACTATTCCTCATCATAGTTTTTGCTTTAAAATATATAAAGCTATTGTATTAAAATTCTCCTTTGTATGCAAGTATGCTCTTCAATTAGAAAAGTTATACTTTTCAATGTATGCAAAGGCTGTGCTCTCGTGCAAACAGCTTCACTATTCTTTGTGATGGCAAATAAAAGACGCAGCAGCCTTGCCGGCTGTCTGCATCTTTTCATTGCATTGTGTATCCCCCGTCAATAACAACGGCCTGCCCCGTTATGCCTCTCGCATCTTCTCCTGCCAGGAAAAGGGCATAGGCGGCAACTTCTTCTACTGATAAAAGCCTTTTCTGGGGAACCAGAGGATAAAGTACTTCTTCGAGTACCTTTTCCAGCGGGACTTTTCTTGTAACTGCCAGGTCCTTCAGCTGATTTCGGACAAGCGGGGTATCCACATAGCCCGGGCAGATGCTGTTCACGGTGATTCCATAGGGCGCAGCTTCAAGGGCAGCTACTTTTGTCAGCCCGATGACCCCATGCTTGGCGCTGTTGTAGGCCGCCTTCCCTGCAAACCCGACCAGGCCATTGATCGAGGCCATATTGATGATCCTTCCAAAGCCCTGTTTTTTCATAATCGGCAGACTATGTTTGATGGCAGTGAAAGGAGCCGTCAGCATGACCTTAAGCATAAACTCAAATGTTTCTGTCGGAAAATCTTCAATCATGGATACATGCTGAAGTCCCGCATTATTGATTAGTACATCTAATCCCCCAAATTCTTCAACCGCAGAATGGATGGACTTTTTGATTTCTTCTTCAAGTGTCACATCGCATCTCAGGCCCACTGCCCTGAACCCTTCTGCCCTCAGCTGCTCTGCAGCTTTTTCAACCTGTTCTTCCTGAATATCTGTCAGGACAAGATTTGCTCCTTGCCTGGCAAAGTTTTTTCCTATCTCATACCCTATCCCCTGGGCAGCCCCGGTGATAAGAACTGTTCTTCCTTGCACCATTTCTTTTCTCCTTCCATAAAGGAAAGGAAGGGATTGGATAAATCTCTTCCTTTCCGAAAAATGTTATATGCCCAGTCCAAGCGAGAATAAGAGGATCGCCAATGCCAGGCCGAGCAGAGGTACGATGACGGTCACAATGCCGACAGCTCCATACGCATCCTGGTGGGTCTCTCCGCAGATGGATCTGACTGTGGTAACCACATAGCCGTTATGCGGCAGGGAATCCAGAGCACCTGATGAAATGGCCGCTACACGGTGCAATGCTTCTGGGTTGACTCCCATATCCATATAGTGCGGCGCAATCAGCGGCAGGGCGATTACCTGGCCTCCGGATGCGGAGCCAGTCATCCCGGCGATAACACTGACCGCGATTGCTCCTCCGATCAAAGGGCTTCCGGGGATATCTGTCATAAAGTCGACCGCAGTCTGGAACGCAGGCACTGCCTTGGCCACCCCGCCGAATCCTACGACCGCGGCGGTATTGCCGATGGCAATAAGCGCTCCAAGCGTCCCCTCGGAAACAGCATTCCAGAAATTCCTGAAGTACTTCCTGTTTAGCAGATAAGTAGCGATGACTCCTCCCAATAAAGCAATGATAAGTGCGGATTGTGCGAGTGAGTCATGAAAAATAAAGGCAATGACCAGCACGACTGCCAAAGGCAGGACTCCCATTACAGGATGCGGAAGTTCTTTTTTCTCGGCCACCGGATCTGTTTCCCTGGAAATAAAGGATTCACCCTTGCTGACGGCTTTTGTAATGATCCTTTTCAGCCACCAGTAGCCGAAAATCATCATGAAGACTGCGACAATAAGGCTGACCTCCCAGCCAGCGTACGGGGATGTACCCAAGTGTTCAATCGGGATCCAGTTCTGGATTTCAGGAGATCCCGCAGAAGTCATAGTGAAGGTGACCGACCCAAATGCAAGGGCGGCCGGAATGAAGCGGCGCGGAAGATTGGCCTGCTTAAAAAGGCTCAATGCCATCGGATAAACGGAGAAAGCTACAACGAACAAACTCACGCCACCATAAGTCAAAACCGCACAAGAAGCTACTATTGCAAGGACAGCGTATTTCATTCCCAGCTTTCCAACAATCAATTCAGCGACACTGTCGGCTGCACCGCTGTCTTCCATGACTTTTCCAAAAATGGCGCCAAGCAGGAACATCAGATACCAGGATGTTACAAACCCTGAAAAGCCCGACATATAATTTCCTACCAGGTTGGCCTCCCCCTCGCCCGCCAGCTGCGGAAATAATGGCATCCCGCTCAACACGGCAACAAACAGAGCTGAAAGCGGCCCGACAACAAGCAGGTTCATGCCCCTCATCGTCAGGAATATCAGGAGGGCAAGCCCACC is a window from the Bacillus infantis NRRL B-14911 genome containing:
- a CDS encoding 3-hydroxybutyrate dehydrogenase, with protein sequence MVQGRTVLITGAAQGIGYEIGKNFARQGANLVLTDIQEEQVEKAAEQLRAEGFRAVGLRCDVTLEEEIKKSIHSAVEEFGGLDVLINNAGLQHVSMIEDFPTETFEFMLKVMLTAPFTAIKHSLPIMKKQGFGRIINMASINGLVGFAGKAAYNSAKHGVIGLTKVAALEAAPYGITVNSICPGYVDTPLVRNQLKDLAVTRKVPLEKVLEEVLYPLVPQKRLLSVEEVAAYALFLAGEDARGITGQAVVIDGGYTMQ
- a CDS encoding GntP family permease; this encodes MLSMIGLVGGLALLIFLTMRGMNLLVVGPLSALFVAVLSGMPLFPQLAGEGEANLVGNYMSGFSGFVTSWYLMFLLGAIFGKVMEDSGAADSVAELIVGKLGMKYAVLAIVASCAVLTYGGVSLFVVAFSVYPMALSLFKQANLPRRFIPAALAFGSVTFTMTSAGSPEIQNWIPIEHLGTSPYAGWEVSLIVAVFMMIFGYWWLKRIITKAVSKGESFISRETDPVAEKKELPHPVMGVLPLAVVLVIAFIFHDSLAQSALIIALLGGVIATYLLNRKYFRNFWNAVSEGTLGALIAIGNTAAVVGFGGVAKAVPAFQTAVDFMTDIPGSPLIGGAIAVSVIAGMTGSASGGQVIALPLIAPHYMDMGVNPEALHRVAAISSGALDSLPHNGYVVTTVRSICGETHQDAYGAVGIVTVIVPLLGLALAILLFSLGLGI